Part of the Uloborus diversus isolate 005 chromosome 2, Udiv.v.3.1, whole genome shotgun sequence genome, ttaaaaataaattaattatttaaatagaaaataaaataagtttatgtGAGACAGCATGTATTAAAATATAGCTTGTAACttctaaaataattgaaaaaattattgaatgcaAAAAGACTGAAAGCTAACATGGTATGTAGTTTTCAGCAAAACACTTCGACatcggaacccccccccccccccgggcaaAAAAGAACGTTTTTATAGATACGTCTTGTAGACATTATCGAAATTCAATTTTAAGTATTGAAGATTTAGTTTAAGAATTCCTGGAAATTGTTcagatttacaattaaaaattttgaaaaatgataatgATTGAGACATTAGTTAGAAAGTAATTAGGAGCACAGAACTTGTTTAGTTCACTGAACAGTGATTTCTGATGTATTAATAGGTCatctcttatttcattttaatagtGGATCGTTTAAAAagtaacataaaaaagaaaaagcgaaCACCAATCGCGAACTTTCATGAACAACTTGAATTTCTGTtctcacaggggtgcccacctagggggactGTCAtaacgcagactgcgccattgaaatttttaggggagagggtgttttgaggggtattttttcactttttggcgGGAGTCTTTGCGGTATTTAGGGggatgcacccttgctcttaggggggggggggcactcctgaATTCTCGAAAACCTAAGCTCACGCATTAGGATTTGACGTCGGCATTGTGGGGAGAAAACAAGGAGCGGGAGCATAATCCTAGTCAAATGCATTTTATTAAGTAAACAACAActgcataacattaaaaaaaaaaaacaattgcataGCAGAATATTTTAGACATGAATGCACTTCAGCATAATCGAAAATTGGTGCTTGCATGGAACCAattctgggcggtcattccaagctcgtcagcttgcgagatcgagattctcgctcacgtgatcggttgtgacgtagaaatgtcgcaaagtagtattctaatctactcgaacttagcttgcggctaggttcgagtagattagaatactactttgcgacatttctacgtcacaaccgatcacgtgagcgaaaagctcgatctcgcaagctgacgagcttggaattaCCGACCTAAGATAAttaattgctttatttattttttttttttttttggcgaaaaggTTATTTTTGATTCAGAATCGGCACTATGTGTTCTAGTTGAGAAAGCaatgaaacaaatatatattttaaaaaaaattagtaaaacagGAATGtcaagaaactaaaaatttggaacaaaataattttcagccGGAAAATCAGGAATATCGGGTCAACTACGAATTCTGTTATTATTATCAGTGAACAGAAAGCAGAAGAATTTAATTTAGCCCCAAGTAAGAGAGGAAGAAAAAGTTGGGAATACAGTAAAGACGAAAAAGTGGAGGGGGGTACAAAAATCTGCAAAACGTGAACATTATAACAGAGCCGTGACcaacgaaaatattttaaaaagttttccctAGGAAGATACCAGCGGAAATACGAGGAGAAAATAAAGTGCGGAGGAAAGGGGTggcttgttttgaaaaaatgaaactattaCACAGGAAAGGATTAGTTTCGGTACAAACAAAGATAACAGGGAAAAGATCGGCAGATAatttactcatttcaaaaagaagacgAGAGGagtataaaaaaaggggggggggatcaagaaAGCACAATTggaagatttttattttagtcGGAAAATCGGTCCGAAATTCCAAAGGCTCCCGCTAAAATCGGAACagtttatgaaaattaattccgaaaaaaaaattttttttttttttttttggagcatacttttttaattttttctacggGTGAAgcagcaggttttttttttttttttctttttttctgccaCTGTATCCAATTTTTAAACCTCAAGTAAGGACCCGGTGACCACTCGCTTTCCAACACCACCCCCGTCCTCAGagtcccccgccccccccccccccccccatttcacgTTCTCAGAATGATGTAAATCTATTTTAACCGTTCTTCAAAAAGTTATTAAGGACATTTcattaataatatataagatactgtggaattttaagaaagagaaaacTAATTAATACActtctgaaaagtattttaaatagttttcagtcggaaaatgtttatttactatttatgtattttttccgAATCAAATTACCTGCGGATGTTCTGTAGAATCTTCTTCAGCTTCAGCTTGACTAGTATCAGCGGTTGCACAGAGTCTATTTTTCTCTGACTGATCTTTGGATCGGAAAGTCCAATAACTGGAGTGCGTGAAAATTAATGGCTCGCCTAATTTGGCCGATGTCATAACAGATTTCATGTTACTTTTCTGCTTGGAGCAATACAAAGAAATCATCTGTCCTGGTGTAGATCCTGACAGTTCTTCCTTTGCGGGAACTACCTGCCAATTTGAATACATAGAAAGTTTGGGATTGGTCTCTTGTAGAATGAACATGGGTTGTGGACGGTAAATGCAACAATAGGTTGATCTGGTGGAACACTTTAATCCCAAATAGGTGTAAGCATGGCCGTTGAGATAGAGTTGGATGCAACTTTTCTTCGGCCTGGGTGTCTCTGGGCTAATTAAAGTAGATCCCACCATCGTGAagggtttttcttttaaagatagTGATGTTGGTCTAGCTGGGGAAAGGAATTTTTTCATGGGCTGTGATATGCTTTCAGAAGATGGCGCTTCATTTTCGTTTTTCGAATGCGTTGGACTGCTCGGGGTAAAGATGACAGTCGGTACAACAGGACTGCTTTCCGATTCCTTCTCATTGCACGAAGAAAATGGCAACTCTAAGCATTTTGGTGCAGATGAAAAGATTGAAGAATAATAATTGGTTTTTGCAGTTTTGAAAGAAGATGAGATTTCACTGACCGAGTAATTTATTGTCGAAACACCTAACCCGTAAGGTTGAGACGTAGGAATTTCAAAACCTATCGTACCAGGACAAATACTATCAGGTCCAGGAAGAAATGAAAATGGTTGGCTTGGCGAAACagtggtttcttttttcttgttcGGAGATTTTACCAAGTCTAAATTCGAAGAGATGACTGAGAAGTCTGTTCGTAAAGAATTTTCCAACTTGGAAATATCTGAAAAGTTTGTAGGGATCGATACAACTGGTGATACGCTAGAAGATGATCTACTTGGCAAATGGACAGTACCTCCTGAGTTATGAACGGGTTGAGCAATTGTGACAATCACGCCTGGTAAACTTCTACCTCGTTTGTCCATTTCGAGTTCCTCGAGCGAAGTGGATTTTTTCGAGCCGTAACTTTCTGAAATCTTGTTAGACAAAGATGAAAAGGCACCAGGAatactagttttaattttaattcttttagttTGAGAGCCATCTAGGACTTGCACTTCGCCACCAAACAAATGGACACTTTGCGATCGTCCCCTGTGGGGAGATAGTGTTAGATCACTAAAAGAGTTTGAGGAAATGCTCTTGTACATATCACTCTTCCCATTCATTGGCTCGGGAGACTTGTCATTGAAAAACGATGGCAATAATACGGAGTCAGAGACTTTTCTCTTCTTCAGAGGTGGACTTTTCGATAAAGGCAAGAGTAactgttttttcaaaatcggaccgTCATTCGcgttatctaaaatagattcaaatCTGGATTCAGTAGTTTGTCCTTTCGTATCAAATTTGTACTGGAACTCAGTCGGCGACTGCTTGTTTTGTGCGTGTGTGGTTTTGATTCTTTTGTCAGCAGTATCCCTGAGAGTATGCAGCTGTGTTCCTGAATTTCTACAAAAAGAGAGATGTACATCAAGATTATACTTGTCTAAAAACTCTGAACTACAGTAAGAACATCTGAGATGAAAAAGTTTATCTGAATGACCTTCTACGTCTACTGTAAAAGAGGAGGTCATAGGGTTTGTGTCATTCACATCCAAAAGCAACTTTGATTCTTCTTTAGACTTGCTTTTTAAAAGCAAATCCTTAATAATGCTTCCTTCGGGATTTTGAGGACTTTGACTGTAAAAGGCCTGATCCAAAGTCGACGTATTTTTGCGTTTTGTATACCGACCTCGCTTCAAGCTTAAAAGACTTTTAATGGCACTTCCTTTCAATTCTTCTTCAGAAACAGAACAAACAATCTTTGAGTACATATTAACACTAGGAATAACAGTAGGAGGAGAGGCATTTAAAAGTGGGAATGACTTTTCGTTTGGCGAAGAGGTTTTGTTAGACAATAATCCTTTTGAAGTTGCGTGAAGCGACTCTGTTAAAGATCCACCTAACAGAGCTGATTGCAATTTAGAAGTAGTGGTGGTTCCCGACACATTAGTCGCTTTATCGTCACTACAGTTACTTAATTTTAAGGAAATACCTTGTTTTTTCGATTCACAATCAGAATTTGGAGAAGTATTTACactattttgcttaaaataacGGCGCGACCACATAGGATCTAATGTTTCAACAATAGCTGCATTCTCCGAAATGATCTTGCTTATGTGCTGCTCTAAAATTTGAGGACTAGTAATTTTGGGACATTTCACAACTTTTTGCGACTCAGCAGACAAAACCGAAGAATTAGAATCATCAGTGCTCACGAATTCAGGAATATGTAATTTTAACTTATTGCAATTTGGCGTAATCACATTGGAGCGATCATCTTTTTGGAAAGAcgtaatgaaagaaaatttttcacaCGAAGGGTTAAACTTTTGTTCCAACGACGGTTTTGACTTATCTACGCGAGGCTCTTCTTTGCACAGAGATTTATCAGGGCTCAAATCAGCCGTTTTGCTTTCACCGGATTTCTTTTCTAGCATTTCTTGCAGAAAGCTAACTTTTCCAAAGTCCAGCATCACAGACCCGTCCTTGCTCGTTTCTGGCACTTGGAGACCCGTGAGCACTTTTTCAATATTGGAAGCTGACGTACCGTAAACTGAGCTAGGCAAGTGGCATTTCTGTTCCTCCTCGATGATTGGCTGTTGCGAATCCTTCGAAGAGTTCCTGCTTTCGACAACAGAGGTGGAAACCCTGTAATTCAACTGCTGCGATTCTTTTTTGATGCCTGGAGCAGTCGGGGTTACACCGGACATTTGCGTGATGTACATTTCGGAATTGAGCTTCTCTTGAGCAGTGTCCGGCAATGAACTGCTTTCTTGCTTCGAGCCTTCGCTCTCTATCACAGATGAGTTGCTAACAAGAGGTGCAGATTTAACAAATGTAGAGGGGGCTGAAGTGGTGATGATGAAGGATGGATCAGATTTACTGCGCTTTTGTGGCGAGGAAGTACCAGAATGGAAAGGGGCATCTTTCGCTTCAGACTGTGGACAACTACCTGGAGACTTCAGCCTGTTTCCCGCCACTAATACTGAAACGTTGTTCGCAAAGGAAGCATTTTCGTTCGGTGATGATGAACCCTCTTCTttcgaaattgcattaaaaaagatcTTCATGGCTATATTTGTACTTATGTTTTCATCTGGAACCAACTTTACTGAATTGTTGTTCACCTCCGCCTGGAGAACCTTGTTAGTATCGTTGAGGGATTTTGACATTTCTACGTGTTCTCGTTCAGTTTCCTCATAAGCAGAATAAGAAACAGCGAAAGGCTCATtcttttggattttgaaaaccaAATCATTGCTAGCTGAATTTTGTTTGAGGGGTTCATTTTGAGTAATTTCGATACCAGTGTCAAGTTTCTTCTTTAAGCAGCCACCAGTAGCTGAAAATggtaattagaaaaaattaaaagtctgTTAAAATAAACTGCAAAACAATTAACTGTTCCGACTGAATTCCAAAGAGCATAGCTGCCAAAATAGGAATatctaaaaaaatcataaaatacgcGACGATCACCAGAAAcggaaagaaatatttactgtttgctaaaaaaatgtaaaatcaaattattctattagggaaaattttcaaccaaaataaatttaatattattattttaaaacgttttataaTGCTTCTGCGAGTATATTTTAggcaaaattatattttaaattaaacagtTTGAAAAACTATTATTAGAAAAGGGTTTTTTATACCTTTCCCATTTAGTACTTAATGCAGGCAGCTATGCGCATTAAAATTAGAACggaacaatttcaaaattttaaaataatattagcaAAATAATCCATAGAAAAGGATATTTTGCTGCGTGgagcaaaacatttcaaaatcaaaatatccaTATTTTTATGCAGTTGTTTAAGAAATCATAAacaaaaataaagcttaaaaaaaaaaaaaaatacgggtcAGATGAAAGGCTATTGGTGATAATTTGGAGTTAAACTACCAATATGATCCAAAAAAGTGAACGATCAATTACACTCTACAAAATCCCTCAACGATTTCTTCAGCAGCTTTCAATTCCTTTACAATAAGCATGTATAGTACATAAAACACACATAAAAGTAACAGATCATTATAATAATTACATGAATCACTCTTTTCGATGATGCATAATAAATTACTCCTAACTCCATCATTCAACCCcacattaatttaatatttatgatTATCATAAACACAACTTAAATGATATCAGTAGCGGATTTTGGGGGGAGCTCAGGGGGACCGTGACCCCCCCTCCAAAAGAATCaattaatttaagtattttttaaattattttttaattgacttctgtatagaatttttttatataattatttaaaaagaacacaaaacacacagcatattttgaataaaagtatttttgtttgcaaaatCAGAAGCATTTGAGTCGTTGGTCaaagtggcagaatacatttaactcgctggttttgaattcaagggaacgtaatatcatGATTCGTCCATTATTTCTTCTATGATGAAATTAGtgattaacatttttattaaaaatgttaattattggttgactatgattttctttatcatataatagtaaaatgtaaattaatttaaaaagctcaaatgaggtatgggattatgtaataaccttgccctcgtgctATAAACATAATGACaattttcctaattaaaaccgctcattgcatagcatctcggtgacattatacaCAGGGTTTAGTTCTTTATTGGCTTGAAACGTTTAAGAAGTTTTacatccacattcaaagtatattagtgtataatatttatgtacttgGAAAAGTATATTCATTGGCCTGAAGggatccaaagaaaaaaaattaaaaaataaagtcataaaAACTTTCTTACGAAACAtcgtatttgggggggggggtatttaatttccagggccccctccaaaagatttttctgtaacCGCCCCTGAATGATATCACTTCTAAAGCACggtagggccgtggtagcccgatcggtaaagtgtcggattcggggccgaagggtcctgagt contains:
- the LOC129235099 gene encoding LOW QUALITY PROTEIN: uncharacterized protein LOC129235099 (The sequence of the model RefSeq protein was modified relative to this genomic sequence to represent the inferred CDS: deleted 1 base in 1 codon), with the protein product MSKSLNDTNKVLQAEVNNNSVKLVPDENISTNIAMKIFFNAISKEEGSSSPNENASFANNVSVLVAGNRLKSPGSCPQSEAKDAPFHSGTSSPQKRSKSDPSFIITTSAPSTFVKSAPLVSNSSVIESEGSKQESSSLPDTAQEKLNSEMYITQMSGVTPTAPGIKKESQQLNYRVSTSVVESRNSSKDSQQPIIEEEQKCHLPSSVYGTSASNIEKVLTGLQVPETSKDGSVMLDFGKVSFLQEMLEKKSGESKTADLSPDKSLCKEEPRVDKSKPSLEQKFNPSCEKFSFITSFQKDDRSNVITPNCNKLKLHIPEFVSTDDSNSSVLSAESQKVVKCPKITSPQILEQHISKIISENAAIVETLDPMWSRRYFKQNSVNTSPNSDCESKKQGISLKLSNCSDDKATNVSGTTTTSKLQSALLGGSLTESLHATSKGLLSNKTSSPNEKSFPLLNASPPTVIPSVNMYSKIVCSVSEEELKGSAIKSLLSLKRGRYTKRKNTSTLDQAFYSQSPQNPEGSIIKDLLLKSKSKEESKLLLDVNDTNPMTSSFTVDVEGHSDKLFHLRCSYCSSEFLDKYNLDVHLSFCRNSGTQLHTLRDTADKRIKTTHAQNKQSPTEFQYKFDTKGQTTESRFESILDNANDGPILKKQLLLPLSKSPPLKKRKVSDSVLLPSFFNDKSPEPMNGKSDMYKSISSNSFSDLTLSPHRGRSQSVHLFGGEVQVLDGSQTKRIKIKTSIPGAFSSLSNKISESYGSKKSTSLEELEMDKRGRSLPGVIVTIAQPVHNSGGTVHLPSRSSSSVSPVVSIPTNFSDISKLENSLRTDFSVISSNLDLVKSPNKKKETTVSPSQPFSFLPGPDSICPGTIGFEIPTSQPYGLGVSTINYSVSEISSSFKTAKTNYYSSIFSSAPKCLELPFSSCNEKESESSPVVPTVIFTPSSPTHSKNENEAPSSESISQPMKKFLSPARPTSLSLKEKPFTMVGSTLISPETPRPKKSCIQLYLNGHAYTYLGLKCSTRSTYCCIYRPQPMFILQETNPKLSMYSNWQVVPAKEELSGSTPGQMISLYCSKQKSNMKSVMTSAKLGEPLIFTHSSYWTFRSKDQSEKNRLCATADTSQAEAEEDSTEHPQETSEPPSQKEAVLSSLNNTSESQVLSTDDSSARPDTDNTISDGDVNNSDEDDDEDCQDDGTDSSQAVPPKRVKIFEGGFKSNEDYTYVRGRGRGKYVCEECGIRCKKPSMLKKHIRTHTDLRPYKCKHCSFAFKTKGNLTKHMKSKAHHKKCTELGIVPVPTTTDDSQIDEEALAKQERIEKKKPQFSDGEDADDDDDDDDSDESDDECESDTSSMIISNQKSRMLTNGHSKKSESHEKPCADSFDDSTRGNDSVSQHSVEQEAARSLLHLSAIGEPSQWSNSTGDVTDVTSSGETEIGSLSSRQDQPLLSPLQYAPLTMSPTLSPSMRSKLVSDQWLSTESLGHRPRSYSADIPMGGGKELLSKYRLTKEITSGASMKMDESLEFGNREQYGRRYSISVAREARKPRILNPPEWDGLGFPSSSSHKWPNAENLDQPMDLSISRDLGKCKSLYGLRLPSKIQYETAAVVDEDTPPVDIGSALVTLDPCLAEPFQMKTLPALSPQMLVDYDTTVDGNSENPLIPAMEDQSSYESGNAPRSMYFVQDSVASEQTLGRKEADVSEDPPSPDIDYPVSPPSLEDHSYFFSQEGIRQSITAPEDNPSARFHAEFIVPSASSNMEEGKCVCRICNKIFAKSSHLRLHVNIHYFERPFRCDNCAVSFRTKGHLQKHKRSVSHYNKVNMNLTFGTPTVDNPRPFKCADCKIAFRIHGHLAKHLRSKMHIMKLECLGKLPFGMYAEMERSGVSLNEIDTTDCNNSLESLQVMAQKLYQRDPRRMRWQGPEHIGVESDSAVSAALSPPGMAISAPVAANFNPTLNALSIPTPAIISSKQVTDSGEVKQEPPESEALRVPAISHPEEKTVVSPTLKNVPSYVNSDVQHRIEGQETESSVSLHRSGTCHICGRLFKSAKFLQVHLYCDHPTWNPSSVGEVAPTSSSTQSTTPMQFVCDLCGKQFTNQKLMQQHVLTHAQPRPFVCEICDAGFTSSSSLISHQSTHQASSSRKDNRWEFNFGTITPWSDLGERLAHLGWDNRTLR